In Megalops cyprinoides isolate fMegCyp1 chromosome 16, fMegCyp1.pri, whole genome shotgun sequence, the genomic window TGACTGCTGGAAAACAGAAGGTAAAAAGCTAAAGCCAAAACTAGAGGttttgggaaaaatgtaaagcttcTTTTAAATTTCAATAGCCATCTATTTCTTCAAAGTCCAGTTTCTTCACTCATTTGAAGGATGGGTGTTTTATTCTCAGGTCTTTTCTGCACTTACTAGCTTGCAAGCTACACGGAATATGGCAACACACCAGAAAAGGGAGCTACATATTTTCTCAAGTGACAAACCAAACAATGCAGCTTCCTGCCATTTTCAAATCTGTTAAGTTGGACCATTTTTCTCACTATCCAGCAGTTGTACTGGTTTCTAATTATTAGTTTACCACCATGAGAGAGGCAAAgtggaaaagaaacagacatCTGACTTCCATTCAGAGCTAACTGCACCTCAAGGTAATGCAAGTCAGAGCATGTTAAATTTTAGGCCATCGTCCAATAGATCAACTTTAGCTAATCtaaaggaccccccccccccctccccaacaacCATCCCCATGAAGACTCACGCCATGATTCCAGACAGGTGCAGCATCTCGGAGGTGAGGTATGACAAGTAGCTGTAGAGAAAGACGAAGAGGGGCGCGATCACCTGGGCCCGGGCCGTGAACCGGGTGGTGAGGGCGGCCACCAGGCCGAAAAACAGCCCCACGCacagcccccccagccccaccacCACAAACTGGCACCCGCCCGCCAGCACGTCCACTCCTGACACAGAGGGCATCCGCAGAAATGACTCAAACAACTTATACAAGACCTGCAGaggaaagagacacagaaagcCAATATGAGACAGATAGACTGCAAGCTGTTCATTTCCTCTTCAGGCCTTGgtcttttcaatatttcattttggtttcagTTAGGGCTCTGCTTCTGTATTTTGAGTGAGgtttttaacatgtaaaaaggtTGAGAGGAAGCCATGGTGGGAAATTTAAGCTTTGCAAGCTGACTGTGAGAAGCCAATACATAAAAATGGGtatatgtaaaaactgtcatTGCAAAGCAATTACACTGGGCCACTGTTAAAAACAGCACGGAGCCACACCCAGCGCTCCCTGTGCTGGTTCTCACCACGGTGACAGCGTCGTTCAGCAGCGACTCCCCGAACACCAGGATGTGCAGCTGCTCGTTGACGTGGATCTCCTCGAAGACGGAGAGGACGGCGACGGGGTCAACGGCGGCGATGAGGCTGCCAAACAGCAGGCAGTGCAGCAGGGACACCTCGTCCAGCCCCCAGGACCCCAGGTGGCACACGCCGTACAGCGACACGCCGATGCCCAGCACGTTCCACACCGTGCCCAGCACCGCGTACCACAGGATGGTGCCCAGGTTCTCGAAGAAGAGCCGCCCGGGCAGGAAGTAGCCCGCGTCCAACACGATGGGGGGCAGCAGGTACAGGAAGAAGGCATCGGCGCTCAGGACTGGGGGGGCGGCATGGCGGACCCCATAGATCACCCCACCCACCAGGAGGCCCACCATGATAAGCAAACAGCTCTCTGGTACCACGGCAGGGATCCGACCAGACCAGTGGAACCCTGGGAGAGAGATGTTTGAGGTTACAGGTTGGTGACGCTCACCTCATACCTATACAGCAATCACAGACCCTTTTCAGTGCTTTCTAAAGAAGTAGCCACAATTACCATGAGGTGTGACTGcttacaaataattaatttctgtagcgtctaatttaatttaaacatacaaAGTTCTGATTGCATATGGCAGCACAGGAagcattttctttcttccttaccttcttcttctgctgctgttgcttttcCATCTTTCGTTTTTTGACCATCACATCACCACAAATATTCCTGTACTCCTAATAACACTTCTCACCATTAGAAATATATCTTATTAACCTAGTAATAGCATCTGTTCAGTGCAGTCAACTGCCAAATCAAAGACAATCATTTGACTTCAAATATTTCCAAGTTAAGtatgtgtatctatgtgtgcTACTTGCTTGTGTACCAGCAAGTTATACACAATGATTTATCTAATGACACCTGATCAAAAAATTAGCTGGACAACTACCAAACTGGCTAACTGACTATAATATGATATAGCTGAGATATGAACTACATAGCTCATGTTGACTCATTACATAAACAGACTATTATCTTAAGTGTTCTAGTTCTGGCTTCCCTTTCAAAGGCTACTTTTCATTCCGCACAATGCTTAAAATCCCCTAGAAGTCTGCAATCATGGGGAATCAGGTGCTTTCCTTGGATTTTTAATCAAGTTTGTGTTTGCAAGATCTTGCTTGTAATACCATCTTCCATTTCGGTGCATTGCAGCAGCAAGACATTGTGTTGTACTGCTACACTCACTCCACGAAAGCTGCCATTTTCTTAGCTAGTTATTTGTTAGAAAAGTAGCAGATTCGCCTTGACTTTAACGAAACAGCCAATAGCATACTTTCTTCTTCAGAACAAGAAAAGCAACAAGCACCCACAGGGAGAAGCCATTTCCAGCAGGCCTGCACTGCTTGGTACTAGAGCATGGCAGTACCCTCAACCTCTGTTTGTGGATAGCCCATACCTTTTTTGTTGTGAGCAATAAAGTTTGGAGATATGAGAGCGAAGTGAATGATTACTACCCGAAATCTGCTCACAATCCGTAAAATGTAACAGCAGCAAATTCTACAGTGAGACAAAATACTCTCATTGACATTCTTGTTTAACTAAAGCTGTTTAGGTAAAAGTAACATAAGCAAGCAGAAATATGCCCCATCTAGAGGGTACTGCAACAGCAAATGTATGGCACTCATGGGAAAGATGTCTTGTATAGTATAGCATGTATAGTTTGCACGGCACCTGggtgtttttgtacattttgtagatttacagtataaaagcaaacagcaatcaTTAAAAAGCAAGAAGCAAGTAGCATATGTATCCCAGGAAAGGAGCAGCAAGAATAGGACCTCACCATGCCACACAACACTTTTGATGCTCCTTTATCAAACCCAGCTATAAGTGCCAGCAATATTGCATCAGCAAAAGATGCTATGTTTTTAATGGCAGCCAGTATAAGACTTCACACAGTAACCGAAACATTGCTTACATCGTAGCGTGTTGATAGCATGAcgatattttcatattattcaaTGGGAATGAGGAGGGGCTTACCCAGTTTAGCCAGGGAGGCCAGCATGATCCATAGCCCGATCTCAAACGGGGCCTGCACATGGTGGTAGTCCACGCTGAAGACTCTCAGGCCTGTGGGAGCGGGATGCGCCTCTGGGGGTGAGGAGGCCAAGCGGTGGTCGCTGTGGTTCCCGTGGAGCGGCGAGCTGTCCTGGGAGGGGGCGAGAGCCGAGGAGACAGCAAAGAGGAGGCAGACCAGGAAGAGGGGCGTCCGGAGTGGGCACATGGTGCTCCAGGGctgggagaagaggggagagaggggggtgggccGTGCTTGCCCTGGCGTCCCACACCCCACCCAGCCCCGCCAGCCACACGGCCCACAGCTAATGAACGCACTCAGATGCTAATGCGCACAGGAATCCCTGAGCTAGCAGTGGAGCCGACCAGCACTAATGGGCTCTTAAAGACCAGCGGCTCCATTCACATAACAGCATATAAAAACATTGGCTCCACTCACAGTGTGAGGGGACTTATGGCTTGTATATTTTGCCATGAATCAGAGAGCTAAGTAAACCCATGTGAAAAGAATACACATATTATGTTTCTCACTGGCTATACATTACTGGGtacttctgtgtttttggtgATTCTGTTTGCACGGGCTATGATCAAGTTCCCTATAAAGGTAGTTACATGTAGTAGGTTGCTGTTCCACCTATCACTGTGTAAGATCATGTGGCATgcctatacaaataaaaaaatcacagaaaggAAGATATGATCTCTGACCACTAGAGATGAGGAGCTGCACCCTGCAGTATGGAATAATGCCCTGAATGTATTACAGCTTCTGGATCTATGCGCCCCATTTGCCTTTTTCAGCAGTCTGTGGCAATGAACTTACAGGAGGGAAGAATGTAgtcactgctgtttctgcttaAGTGTGTAAATGGACAGGGTGTATCCTCACAGGTTGCATCATGAGGTCTGCTTTCCAAATAGAGCAATTTTGTTGGCTTATCCATTAGTCATTTTGCTACATACCCGTTTTAATGAAACAGAGGTCAGTGAACAGCGTCGTGGGAGGAGCACTCAAAAGCCATATTTGAGATCATATTTGATGATGCATCCCGTGTAGGCACATCCATGTTTTTTGTGaggtgtgtatttttaaatgtaaaattttcattcagCAAGCATTTTTCTgacatgtaatgaaaatgataaaacattgGAGCTCTTGAGAAAGCATTGGCTGTGCAGCAACAGATGGTGTGGGTTCATGCAGTACCAATATCTGACAGCAGGTGGAAGGCATTTACAAATGTGCTATATTccctttattttgtttattgccagtcattttattaatttgcttcACATTCATGGAATTCCTGTGTACTcacagtacatttcatttatggCAGATGGGCGTTGAAAGCTTCTGCAAGAGGCAATTTACCAAAAAGAACATCTTACAGGCAGTAACAGAAGAAAGGGAGTAAAAGTCATGCATATTTTTGTACTGAAGGCTTAGTTTACAGAGCACACAATGGACATAACAATTATTCACATGAAGAGTCACATGAATGAATCAAGCAGTTGGCTCACATAATGCCGTTTCAGCAAAACCTTGGATCAAGTAACAGCCCATTTTGAAGTAAAAGGAACTCATGCTGCCTGAGCACACTAATAAGTGGCTAATGGCAGTGCAGCTGGTTTCCGTCCTTCCTCTTCTTATTTTGGCTCACCATTTccaccctgcctctctcagtTCTCAGAGTGTACGTGACTTTGATGCTAAAACCAGGCTCTTCCACACCGAAAGCAAAACCCCACACCACCATGTGGTGAGAGGTGAAGAGGTTAGTCACATAAAGGAACTATGACATGTGTTCCCCCTGCCTTGGTTGTATTCCTCTGCAACTTTTGATGTGTTGAGACCATAGCATTACAGGTCAATCAGCACTATTTAGAAGATGAAGCCATTATGAAATGCTTCAAACACCCTCCATGAAAGCTGCATTGCTATAAAATAAGAAGTGACACCTGATATTTTCTTGCATACACCCAGCACTGCGACAACATTATCACCCCTAGATTCACACACAATTAATTTTTTAGAAGGACTGCATCTATCCAGATGATGTATGTTTtgaagaaggagggagaagatTGCATTGTCTTGCATATGTCACAGTACTCTTATAACAGCTGCCAAAGTGTAGTGGGTGGTACCCTTTGGGCTCAGGTGGTCCATTCACCTCTAGTTCATGACATAACCTGTCTTAATGCACACCTTCATCATTATTCCGGTAGGAACAGGAGCTGTATGTTCAAAGGGCGTCCAGTCTACATGAAGGCAGTCCATGGCATAATCCAGGGCAGGTCAGAATGAATGGGCCAGTCCCTACAGGGGCTGGTAGTGCGAGGGAGCTTTTTTTCTCTGGTCCACATTGGAGATACGCAAGATGGGGGAGCTAAAGTTGGAGCTGGCTGTGCAGGTACGCTGGGAGCTCAGGTAGTTCACGACTACGCTGCGGGCGACGCTGGAGTCCAGCCCCTGCTCCAGGGTCAGCTGTTGGCTAAGCTGATCGATCATTGGTGGCACAAAGCTCGGCGGCAGGGTGGGGCTGGTGGGGGAGCCACCGCGGACCAAACTGTCCTGCAGGTACTGCCTGTACACTTCCAGCAGCTTACTCTCAAGGTAGCCATTCAGCATGGAGTTGGACAGCGGCTCCCTCTTGTCCAGCATGATGCTACTGTCCATCACCAGGTAGCCCTCATCGTGGGGGAGCTCAGGCTCTACTTGTGAAACGGGGGGTTCAGGTCCAGACTGCAGGGgcaccagctcctccaggtcccTTGACTGTAGTAGCGGGCCTTCGCAGGTCTCATACTCCAGTCTAGGGCTCTCTGAATCCTTGTCACCCACGTGATCCCCTCTCAGCTGCAGGTCAGGGTAGTCTTTACAGAAACTGGTGCAGCACCAGGAGCGGTACAGTTCCAGGCCCAAGTATTGGTTGGCCTCGCTGTTGGGTATGGAGAGGGCGGGGCTGAGCTGAAGTGAAACTCTTGGTCCAGGCTCCTCTAGCCCTTCCTCAAGGCCTGGCAACTCCTCCTTTCCTGttaaccagaaaaaaagcacaatttgtAATCCATTTTGGAACCAAGAAGGGCAGAGTGAAAAATGTCTGATGTAAagtgttatattacattacagtaagtCCCTCCTCCAGTTTTCGACCTATAACTCACCTTGAATTAGCTTTAGGGCTGTTTTGTCCGTGCTGGTGTCCCTGAGGGGGTCCCTACATGGTTGACTCCTGCCTCTGGGCCTGGTTGGAGTCTTGTCATTAGCGTCTTCCCTGTATGTGAACACGCTGATGAAGCCCTCACCCAGCATGTGTGCACCAGCAGATTACTGTAGAGGAAAATCATACACTGGAGTCAgtacacatataaatattttagaaCACTGGAAAATGCCTTCTTCTCCATTTAAGAGAGGAGGCAGTCTGTACTAGATGAAACAGTGAAGTTAGTCTGTACAAAAACCATGTGTCTATTGGATCCAGCACTAAAGTCAGTCTATATTGGTTCAAACACTGGAATTAGTCTGTATCAGATCAAAGCTGGAGTACGTCTACGTGGGAAGTCACAACAAAAGTTTAAACCTTCcgaaaatatatactgtatgggTATATATCCTGCTGCTCTATCCTCAAACAGTACCAATGCACCATCTTCTCAATGCTAACTTACTAGGGTCAAACTGGAGTCAATGAAAGTCTCAGACAGCATTTGAGGTTAGATTTCCTGAACATACAGAGATGTGTGTTCCTGAACATACAGAGATGTGTGTTCCaagcaatacaatacaattaatCTAACGAAACGACTCACCAGAACAGCCAAGAGTGGACAGTGATGAGCAATATAAATGGTGTTCCACTCTCTTTAAGTTTGCTCCTGGATGTGGAGTCTATGGTAAAATCTTCAGCTGTCCTAACTGCAATCTGCGGCACTGAATACTTATACTACCACCCTCTATGTTCACAGCCCTGCCTCTTTTGTCACTCAGAAACAGGAACTGACAACTAGTGACTAACACTGACATGTCTAAAATGACCAGCTGTGATCTCTAAACAGCAGCCTTGTGGCTTCTCACAGCACCAGCAAAACAGGGAGGAACATTCTTGAAAATGAGGCGGTGTTTTCCATGACGGCGACAATCTTGAGTGTGGCCATAAGGTTTAGTGGTAAGTGGGAAGTGTGAAAGACAGTTTGCTCTAACAGCCTCatgccagaaaaaaagaaactgtagctttgtatttttactaaaggcaattatttatttatttttttatgcccAGTGGGTTTGCCTTATCCAATcttgaaaaatatcacttgATGCAATAGTTCAATTACAGTCTTGTGGCAACCCCACATTTCCCCTTTGTCTGACCTGTCCTCATTCATCTCtcattctgtattttctgtctctgttcagaATCCTTTCTAATGTCCTTCTTACACTTAATTCTactgcccccatccccccaccctgCTACGTGTCAGGTCTGACAACACCTCTGGTGAAAACATTGCCTAAACTGAAACAATATATGCAAGGCTTGAGCAATCAATGGCTGTGGGTTCCCTCACTTTTGACCCAAACCAAAAAAGACAGATTATATCACCATACAGATAATCCCCTTCAAATACAATCTATGTGTATAACCTATCAATAGCTGCTCTAAGTAGCTGGCAGCAAGTATTGTGTCTAAAACATCACTCTATTTAGCCTCCAAGCTTACTTGATCTTCAAACCTATATCAACCTACATCTACCCATCAAACCTACATGTCCAGTAACCATATTAATACTGTTTTTGACAGGGCGGTCTTTTCCTCCATTGAGATTCTGACCATCTGAGACAGCCATGGCAGATTCTGAAGGACCTTCCTCTAAAATTATGAAGTAGAGATAGGAGTTTTCTGGAAATTCTGGAATTCTAGAATTCTGGAAGAAATTCTGGTTTAATTGGCTTACTGGTAGTCATGGGAATGTAGTAGCTCTGGAATATTTTGGCATTGGGGGTCTGTGATAACCCTTTAGCTATTTTTAAGAGTAGGAGGCTATGTCATGTGAGATCCAATATTGCGAGCCTTGCAAAACGAAGTTTCCTACATATAGACTGTAGTATTCTACTTCGGCCTAAACTGCTAAACCTTGATGTaccaaacatttacataattgaGTCTAGCTGGTATGCAGACTCTAGGAGCACACTGCTACAGCCATAGTAAcaatacattgtaaaaaatactttcatttttacagaagaGGAACCATTAACATGCATATCCCATGATTTGCAACATTGCACGTGATATGAAGAGGAAGTGACCAAATCAGACTTCATGTTCATCAAGTTATTAAGCTGCTGCTTTCGAAATCACTTCCTTGATTAAAGGTCCCCAAAACtggtaaaaatgaattaattctgTTCGTGTTCAgatggtgtgtctgtgtcaggcCATGCATGGTACTGTTATGCTTGGTGTTCAGCTGTCACTACCTTTCTCCTGTTGCTTGCATGGTGTCAAAAAGCCATTTTAGTGTCTTTTCCTTTTAGTTGTCTCCTGCAGGTAACAGATATTAACTCCATGTAATTCACCTATCTAGATGAGAGGAATTTGACTTATTACTAGCTTTCCTTTCTTGTATTCCATTTCTAAAATTCTCTCTCATGTGTGGTATGTTTTACACAGATCTGCCAATGACATCTAACACTTGTTAGACTGTTACGAAGGAAAACCCCTTACTGAAATTTTTTACCTGTGGCCCATTTAAGAAGATGTGGCTGTTACCCTGTTCAGGATACAGGAGTGCAACAGGAAAGAGGAAACAGGCCCGCATCATatattatatgaatataataacgaaatctgaacacaagtggcCAGCTGGACACCTTGGAGTCGCATGATAGACACAGGTATAAACGGCGATGTATCTCGGCCGTCCGCTTGTTATTCGATCGCCCAacacgcattttaaaaccaagtgtaaacagggcctttgttgtttgtgttgggCAGTCACTGGCCTATGGACTCACCTACTGCATTGTATCCCTTAAACCTTATAGTGTAGCATAGGCTACACACTGACCACaacatcacattcacacagacctCCATTTACACTTCTAACACAGTCACAAGTACCTGAAATGCATGCCCACATGCAtgaacgcgcacacacacacacacacacacacacaaacaaacatccAGATTCATGATATGGTTAGCTTCAAGTGAATGCTGGGAAGGGAATGATGTGACCCCatatcatgaaaaaaatcactttccaCTCTTCCAAGCTGAATATCTCAATGTAAATAAGGCTTAGATCGTTAATCAAGGTGCCTTCACTCTGCACAACAGTGAACCACCACTGATTTCCAGTGTCTTCctcttgtaaaaaaaagagatcttCAAGTTATCAAATGTCTTGCAGAATACAGTTGTTTATTGTGCAAGTTACAAGAAAACTAACATCAATATTGTCGCAAATATGGACTAATGTATTCCTCTAGACCCACAAACTATTAGAATCAATTGTATCTTCatttcttgaagaaaaaaaatcagtttactGCCAACATGCAGAGGTGGGGAAACAGTGTTGATATCATATATTAAAGCTACTGCAAAATCCCTGCAAAAAAACCCATTAGCGCCCTGGGACGAAGGTGTTATTTTATAACCATCAGAACATTTCCCATCAAATACTCAAAGCATTGCACAGATGCTCAAATGTTATGCATGGTTAGGACGTGCATTTTATTACCCAATTTTCTACCTTTATTATGTCCAAGGGATGAGACCATAACAGCAATTCCAGTGTAACTGGATATATTAGTAAACAGCCATTAAAAAGGCTTTGACGCAACAGTGCTAGAGTGTataccaaaatatatttttctcataATCTAAGATACAATCAACAATGTATACAGTAACAAAGCAATAGATATTTTCATGTCCCTGCAtcctttaaaataatgtatttttggcATGTTACCTtccttttttgtgcttgttaattcatgggaaaaatgtgcaaaataataaaaaa contains:
- the si:dkey-237j10.2 gene encoding protein CXorf21 homolog, which produces MLGEGFISVFTYREDANDKTPTRPRGRSQPCRDPLRDTSTDKTALKLIQGKEELPGLEEGLEEPGPRVSLQLSPALSIPNSEANQYLGLELYRSWCCTSFCKDYPDLQLRGDHVGDKDSESPRLEYETCEGPLLQSRDLEELVPLQSGPEPPVSQVEPELPHDEGYLVMDSSIMLDKREPLSNSMLNGYLESKLLEVYRQYLQDSLVRGGSPTSPTLPPSFVPPMIDQLSQQLTLEQGLDSSVARSVVVNYLSSQRTCTASSNFSSPILRISNVDQRKKAPSHYQPL